In Mycetocola zhujimingii, one DNA window encodes the following:
- a CDS encoding amino acid ABC transporter permease, which produces MSAATGIRPARRKGPAQHTVSLYDEPGPRTRRTIRLWSVIVTVLLFAAVGAGLYQFGSRGQLDADKWTPFLQWPIWQYLFVGLWGTIQAAALVAVLGGLLGVLLALGRLSNVRLIRWACTGYIEIARTIPVLLLIYLMLFGLPQLGLNFPLIWKLVIPLTIANSAAFAEIVRAGILGLSRGQREASLSLGMSEAQTTRLIVLPQALRFAAPSLITQLVSLVKDTSLGYIVAFTELLYRGQVLSSFNQLLIQTFVVVTLIYLVFNGALSALAARLRTSPTKRSPAKPGAPAVAPLAGTPILD; this is translated from the coding sequence ATGAGCGCCGCAACAGGCATCCGTCCGGCCCGCCGGAAGGGACCGGCGCAGCACACGGTCTCGCTGTATGACGAGCCGGGGCCACGCACGCGCCGCACCATTCGACTCTGGTCTGTGATCGTCACGGTTCTGCTATTCGCGGCCGTCGGCGCGGGGCTTTATCAGTTCGGATCACGTGGTCAGCTCGACGCGGACAAGTGGACGCCGTTTTTGCAGTGGCCCATCTGGCAGTATCTCTTCGTTGGGCTATGGGGCACCATCCAGGCCGCCGCCCTGGTAGCTGTGCTTGGCGGACTCCTCGGTGTGCTCCTCGCGCTCGGACGGCTGAGCAACGTGCGGCTGATTCGCTGGGCGTGCACGGGTTATATCGAAATCGCCCGCACGATCCCCGTTCTGCTTCTGATCTACCTGATGCTGTTCGGCCTGCCGCAGCTCGGACTCAACTTCCCGCTGATCTGGAAACTCGTCATTCCGCTCACGATCGCGAATTCGGCGGCCTTCGCCGAGATCGTTCGCGCCGGAATCCTCGGTTTGTCACGGGGCCAGCGCGAGGCAAGCCTGAGTCTCGGAATGTCCGAGGCGCAGACCACGCGACTCATCGTGCTTCCCCAGGCGCTGAGGTTCGCCGCGCCTTCGCTAATCACCCAACTCGTCAGCCTCGTCAAGGACACGTCGCTCGGCTACATCGTCGCGTTCACCGAGCTTCTCTATCGCGGCCAGGTGCTCTCCTCATTCAACCAGTTGCTGATCCAGACCTTCGTTGTCGTCACACTGATTTACCTGGTGTTCAATGGCGCGCTGTCGGCACTGGCGGCGCGGCTGCGCACCAGCCCAACGAAGCGAAGCCCCGCGAAGCCTGGTGCTCCCGCTGTGGCACCGCTTGCCGGAACGCCGATTCTCGACTGA
- a CDS encoding copper homeostasis protein CutC: MGETGARPLAEICVDDLDGALAADRAGADRIELCANLMEGGTTPSMGLIRSVFDTVEHVGVQVIVRPRGGDFSYSPQEIDVMCNDLRAITEASANGRTPVGVVVGALTPTGEVDAPAMKRLAAAAAPLPITFHKAFDATRNLLEAYDALSALGVERILTSGGPGTARDGVQVLAELVRRSAAGTEAADHAVPRPSILVAGSVRANNVRAILDATGAHEVHARLQIPSSRNDGTLRTDQASIAEFLTELDTIRSPGDARFRVASAAAVSRDTAAAGDDRPVVLALDVGGTNLKAAIVDVAGRTIASRSVGAGSTGTESLERIVELLVFLRDRAQRAGHTVIGVGVATPGMVDASNGIVRFASSLDWTDLPLGPILSARLGVPVEIGHDVRSSGLAESMFGASADAGHSVLVAIGTGVAASILSGGHAVVGAITTAGELGHIPAIPDGEACVCGQRGCLEVYLSGAGLARRYAAAGGEPSLDAAAISSRLDSDPVAARVWAEGVRAFALGLASLTLLVDPAIIVLTGGVSRAGALLLDPVRSELQKSLSWRDAPEIRLSVLGTSGARIGAAVLAFRAAGRGETPASWRRADVLTETHLHVPVIG, encoded by the coding sequence GTGGGGGAAACAGGCGCCCGACCGCTGGCAGAGATCTGTGTCGACGACCTAGATGGCGCACTCGCCGCTGATCGAGCCGGTGCAGACAGGATCGAACTCTGCGCCAATCTCATGGAGGGGGGAACGACCCCGAGCATGGGCCTCATCCGCTCGGTGTTCGACACGGTCGAACACGTCGGGGTTCAGGTCATCGTGCGTCCGCGGGGCGGGGATTTTTCCTACAGCCCCCAAGAAATCGACGTGATGTGCAACGACCTGCGGGCGATCACTGAGGCTTCGGCGAACGGGCGCACTCCAGTGGGAGTTGTCGTCGGTGCGCTGACGCCGACCGGTGAGGTCGACGCCCCGGCGATGAAGCGCCTTGCCGCCGCTGCCGCCCCTCTACCGATCACCTTTCACAAAGCGTTCGACGCAACGAGGAACCTGCTCGAGGCATACGACGCCCTCTCTGCTCTCGGGGTCGAGAGGATTCTGACCTCCGGCGGGCCGGGAACAGCACGTGACGGAGTCCAGGTTCTTGCGGAACTCGTGCGCCGCTCAGCCGCAGGCACCGAAGCCGCCGACCACGCCGTGCCGCGACCGAGCATCCTCGTTGCAGGGTCGGTACGGGCGAACAACGTTCGCGCGATTCTGGACGCCACCGGTGCACATGAAGTGCACGCGCGGCTGCAAATACCCTCGAGCCGCAACGACGGTACGTTACGGACCGACCAGGCCAGCATCGCGGAATTCCTGACCGAGTTGGATACCATCCGCTCACCTGGCGACGCCCGCTTCCGCGTGGCGTCCGCCGCCGCTGTCTCTCGCGACACTGCTGCCGCCGGCGACGACAGGCCCGTCGTCCTTGCGCTGGACGTGGGTGGGACAAACCTCAAGGCAGCGATCGTCGACGTCGCTGGCAGGACCATCGCGTCGCGTTCGGTTGGAGCTGGCAGCACCGGCACCGAATCGCTCGAACGAATCGTCGAGCTCTTGGTGTTCCTGCGAGACCGCGCCCAGAGGGCCGGACACACGGTGATCGGTGTGGGAGTGGCTACGCCCGGAATGGTCGATGCGAGCAACGGAATCGTGCGATTCGCGTCGTCACTTGACTGGACCGACCTTCCGCTCGGCCCGATCCTGTCAGCCAGGCTCGGCGTCCCTGTCGAGATTGGCCATGACGTCCGCTCGAGCGGACTCGCCGAGAGCATGTTCGGGGCATCAGCCGATGCCGGTCATTCTGTGCTCGTCGCTATCGGGACCGGCGTCGCCGCATCCATACTCAGTGGTGGCCACGCCGTTGTCGGGGCGATCACGACCGCGGGCGAACTTGGTCACATCCCCGCCATTCCCGACGGTGAAGCTTGTGTCTGCGGCCAGCGGGGCTGCCTCGAGGTCTATCTCTCAGGTGCTGGTCTTGCTCGCCGGTACGCCGCGGCCGGAGGCGAGCCCAGCCTCGATGCTGCTGCGATTTCCAGCCGACTCGACTCGGACCCTGTTGCTGCTCGCGTGTGGGCGGAGGGAGTGCGCGCATTTGCTCTCGGACTCGCCTCGCTGACCTTGCTCGTCGACCCGGCGATCATCGTCCTCACCGGAGGGGTGTCGCGCGCTGGAGCTCTCCTGCTCGACCCGGTGCGTTCCGAGCTACAGAAATCGTTGTCCTGGCGGGATGCTCCAGAGATCCGCCTGTCGGTACTAGGCACCTCAGGAGCTCGCATCGGAGCAGCGGTTCTCGCATTCCGCGCGGCGGGTCGGGGCGAGACGCCTGCATCATGGAGACGGGCGGATGTCCTAACGGAGACGCACTTGCACGTTCCCGTCATCGGCTGA
- a CDS encoding asparaginase has product MTLSNAGFNLAELAVIVRSGVPESRHFGWLVALDANGTVAAHLGDDSIQVLPRSTTKPLQALACLIAGADLSDEELAIAAGSHTGEDAHAEAVRSILSRAQLDESALRCPVDWPEDEPTRERLIRDGETRSRVRMNCSGKHAAMLLACVTNGWDTSSYLEPSHPLQRLILETVQRMSGVEVAHTAVDGCGAPLFSTTVEGLARAFRGLVAAEEGTNERRVADAMRSHPFFVGGDNHANSDTMSRIPGVLAKGGAEGVIGMAAASGQAVAMKIVDGSPRATTLLALRILGALGVDTSAAGSLTELPILGGGIPVGSIVPGADVEDWLTATRTGIR; this is encoded by the coding sequence GTGACACTGTCCAACGCCGGATTCAACCTCGCAGAACTGGCCGTCATCGTGCGGTCCGGGGTCCCGGAAAGCCGCCACTTTGGCTGGCTGGTGGCCCTCGACGCCAACGGGACCGTCGCCGCACACCTTGGTGACGATTCAATACAGGTGCTGCCGCGGTCGACGACAAAGCCGTTACAGGCGCTCGCATGTCTCATTGCCGGAGCAGACCTGAGCGATGAGGAGCTGGCAATCGCGGCAGGAAGTCACACGGGAGAGGATGCTCACGCGGAGGCTGTTCGCAGCATCCTCTCTCGCGCACAGCTCGACGAATCAGCGCTGCGCTGCCCGGTCGACTGGCCCGAAGACGAGCCGACCAGGGAGCGCCTTATCCGCGATGGTGAAACACGCTCGCGGGTGCGAATGAACTGTTCCGGAAAGCACGCGGCGATGTTGCTTGCGTGCGTGACCAACGGATGGGACACGTCGAGTTACCTCGAGCCGTCGCATCCCCTGCAGCGGCTTATCCTCGAGACAGTCCAGCGGATGTCGGGGGTCGAGGTCGCCCACACCGCCGTCGACGGCTGCGGCGCGCCCCTCTTCAGCACGACGGTCGAAGGACTCGCCCGCGCATTCCGAGGACTCGTCGCGGCCGAGGAAGGAACCAACGAGCGCCGCGTGGCCGACGCTATGCGTTCCCACCCGTTCTTCGTCGGAGGAGACAATCACGCCAATAGCGACACCATGAGCCGCATCCCGGGCGTGCTCGCTAAGGGCGGCGCTGAAGGCGTGATCGGAATGGCTGCGGCGAGCGGGCAGGCTGTCGCTATGAAAATCGTTGACGGAAGCCCACGGGCGACCACGCTGCTCGCCCTCAGGATCCTCGGTGCGCTTGGTGTCGACACCTCGGCCGCTGGGTCTCTCACCGAACTGCCCATTCTTGGTGGCGGCATCCCCGTCGGCTCCATAGTGCCCGGCGCAGACGTCGAAGACTGGCTTACAGCGACACGCACCGGGATTCGGTAA
- a CDS encoding ATP-dependent DNA ligase, translating into MGTLTYDGGTPIEFDDRTLAHLQVVIGAKLRRGESCYFTWPAPEGGRTTIWMHPTLSLRYDYTANEMPALNRAWIERLTQSSFGPGGLVLLAEPETVDEPGHQKAPEGEHKAPEREHDVRVRVPVASR; encoded by the coding sequence ATGGGTACTCTTACCTACGACGGCGGCACCCCTATCGAGTTTGACGACCGCACGCTTGCGCATCTTCAAGTGGTGATCGGTGCCAAATTACGGCGAGGCGAGTCCTGCTACTTCACCTGGCCAGCCCCGGAGGGTGGACGAACGACCATCTGGATGCACCCCACTCTTTCCTTGCGATATGACTACACCGCCAATGAAATGCCGGCGCTGAATCGAGCATGGATTGAGCGGCTGACTCAGTCGTCGTTTGGTCCGGGAGGGCTTGTTCTTCTGGCTGAGCCCGAAACGGTCGACGAACCAGGGCACCAGAAAGCACCCGAGGGCGAACACAAGGCCCCTGAGCGCGAACACGACGTTCGCGTCAGAGTCCCAGTGGCTAGTCGCTAG
- a CDS encoding adenosine deaminase, translated as MKPLVELHVHIEGTLEPEMVFDLATRNNIALPYASVDALRELMEFDDLPSFLDLYYECCAVLRTREDFRDLMVAYLRRAAAAGVAHAEIFFDPQTHTLRGVPVDDVIDGLLDGIAAARDDLEVTAGLILCFLRDRPVAEAAATLESAAHRAGDLLGVGLDSAEVGYPPHLFAEVFERARELGLRTVAHAGEEGPAEYVSQALDVLRAERIDHGIRSLEDPELVERLRRDQTPLTICPFSNVRLRAVADLAGHPLKRMLDAGLNVSIHSDDPAYFGGYIDDNHREIEAALGLSASDLDTLATNAINSAFITDERRNELLG; from the coding sequence ATGAAACCGCTCGTCGAACTTCACGTCCACATCGAAGGCACCCTCGAACCAGAAATGGTGTTCGACCTCGCGACCAGAAATAACATCGCGCTCCCCTACGCCAGTGTCGACGCCCTGCGCGAACTGATGGAGTTCGATGACCTCCCCTCGTTCCTCGACCTTTACTACGAGTGCTGCGCGGTCCTGCGCACTCGCGAGGATTTCCGTGACCTGATGGTGGCGTACCTCCGTCGGGCAGCTGCGGCCGGTGTCGCACACGCCGAGATTTTCTTCGACCCACAGACGCACACCCTCCGAGGCGTGCCCGTCGACGACGTCATCGATGGGCTGCTCGACGGCATCGCGGCAGCGCGCGACGATCTCGAGGTGACAGCCGGACTCATCCTGTGCTTCCTTCGCGATCGTCCGGTCGCCGAGGCAGCAGCAACGCTTGAATCAGCAGCACACCGCGCGGGCGATCTGCTCGGTGTCGGGCTCGATTCGGCGGAGGTCGGTTATCCGCCGCACCTCTTCGCCGAGGTCTTCGAGCGCGCCCGCGAACTGGGCCTCCGCACTGTGGCCCACGCCGGCGAAGAGGGCCCGGCTGAATACGTCAGTCAGGCACTCGACGTGTTGCGGGCCGAACGCATCGATCACGGCATCCGTTCGCTGGAAGACCCGGAGCTGGTCGAGCGTCTGCGCAGAGATCAGACGCCCCTCACTATCTGCCCGTTCTCGAACGTGCGGTTGCGCGCGGTGGCGGATCTTGCTGGCCACCCGTTGAAGCGGATGCTGGATGCCGGCCTCAACGTCTCAATTCACTCCGACGATCCCGCGTACTTCGGCGGTTACATCGATGACAACCATCGCGAGATTGAAGCGGCGCTCGGCCTGTCGGCCTCAGACCTCGACACGCTCGCGACGAATGCGATCAACTCGGCATTCATCACCGACGAGCGGCGAAACGAGCTGCTCGGCTAG
- a CDS encoding ADP-ribosylglycohydrolase family protein, with product MGIDDDAFLENLYNIVGGGTESTQSVPAAIALAVRSRADPHRCALLAANLGDDTHTIGAMAVGLAGAVGGFSSIDTDLVTTLDRVNGHPFADIATRLAALRQSSTE from the coding sequence GTGGGCATCGACGACGATGCGTTTCTCGAAAACCTCTACAATATTGTCGGCGGTGGTACGGAATCCACACAGTCCGTGCCAGCCGCGATCGCCCTCGCTGTCAGGTCCAGGGCTGATCCGCACCGCTGCGCGCTCCTCGCCGCAAACCTCGGTGACGATACCCACACGATCGGGGCTATGGCCGTTGGTCTGGCGGGAGCGGTTGGAGGGTTCTCGTCCATCGACACGGACCTCGTCACCACACTCGACAGGGTGAACGGGCATCCGTTCGCCGACATCGCTACCCGTCTCGCCGCCCTGAGGCAGAGCTCCACCGAATAA
- a CDS encoding HNH endonuclease signature motif containing protein, with the protein MSDFPPASVPEGESALTGLLTHLGQVVDVLDLDHLDRLTGEEVLTQLGQVAGVVRAGEAVLAALSAEVAGRSDPARGNEGLAVKHNYQRPSHLIEVITGVSSAAASRLIRVGQRTCRRVSDAGFPLPPLFPVVGEAFRRGLIGVETAEAITRELSLAAPRAEVEHLTIAERTLVTEAVGAGWRDGLPMSADLVGIQARQWRDRLDEDGIEPNTDKAFQKRDFWIARAAKDGLVKFGGQVTVDVGAKLHALLDAVLSPKTADRYETTDPAGADGAPNATPGEAHDQAQDQTQDQTQDQTHDQTHDQRQDQTQDQAPDEPIRARRTAGQQRADVFAAMIDALARSADAPSVTGAAPTVVVTVNAEVIDSKTGTGQIVGVNSPVAASTITQILCDASIIPVFIDPDGTVVALGNDQRGFNRSQRMGMIARDGPTCGMPDCQIPATGCEAHHVIPHSEGGPTHIDNGVLFCWFHHRMVDTGVFTVTMVNGKPKVAIAEWIRRKPYFR; encoded by the coding sequence GTGAGTGACTTTCCGCCGGCATCGGTGCCGGAGGGTGAGAGTGCGCTCACCGGGTTGCTCACACACCTGGGCCAGGTCGTCGATGTTCTCGACCTGGATCATCTCGACCGGTTGACCGGCGAAGAGGTGTTGACGCAGCTGGGTCAGGTTGCCGGGGTGGTGCGAGCCGGTGAGGCGGTGCTCGCGGCGTTGAGTGCGGAGGTCGCTGGCCGGTCCGACCCCGCCCGCGGTAACGAGGGGTTGGCGGTGAAGCATAACTACCAGCGTCCGTCGCATCTGATTGAGGTGATTACCGGGGTGTCGTCCGCGGCAGCGTCCCGGTTGATCCGGGTCGGTCAGCGGACCTGTCGCCGCGTCAGCGATGCCGGGTTCCCGTTGCCGCCGTTGTTCCCGGTGGTGGGGGAGGCGTTCCGGCGGGGTTTGATCGGGGTGGAAACAGCCGAGGCGATCACCCGTGAACTGTCGTTGGCTGCACCCCGCGCAGAAGTCGAGCACCTGACTATCGCGGAGCGCACTTTGGTCACTGAGGCGGTCGGTGCGGGCTGGCGCGACGGGTTGCCCATGTCGGCCGATCTGGTGGGTATTCAAGCCAGGCAGTGGCGGGACCGGTTGGATGAAGACGGGATTGAACCCAATACCGACAAAGCGTTCCAGAAACGCGATTTCTGGATCGCTCGTGCGGCGAAGGACGGGTTGGTGAAGTTCGGTGGCCAGGTCACCGTTGACGTCGGCGCGAAACTCCACGCCCTGTTGGATGCGGTACTGAGTCCGAAGACCGCGGACCGATACGAGACAACCGACCCCGCCGGGGCAGACGGTGCGCCGAATGCCACACCGGGCGAGGCGCACGACCAGGCGCAGGATCAGACGCAGGATCAGACGCAGGATCAGACGCACGACCAGACGCACGACCAGAGGCAGGACCAGACGCAGGATCAGGCGCCGGATGAGCCGATCCGGGCCCGCCGGACCGCCGGGCAACAGCGTGCGGACGTGTTCGCGGCCATGATCGACGCCCTCGCCCGCTCCGCCGACGCACCCAGTGTCACCGGCGCGGCACCCACTGTCGTGGTCACCGTCAACGCGGAGGTCATCGACTCGAAGACCGGCACCGGGCAGATCGTGGGAGTGAACAGCCCGGTGGCGGCGTCAACGATCACCCAGATTCTCTGTGATGCCAGCATCATCCCGGTATTTATCGACCCTGACGGCACCGTCGTTGCCCTTGGTAACGACCAACGCGGGTTCAACCGGTCGCAGCGGATGGGAATGATCGCCCGTGACGGTCCGACTTGTGGGATGCCGGACTGTCAGATCCCGGCGACCGGGTGCGAAGCGCACCACGTCATTCCCCACTCCGAAGGCGGCCCCACTCACATTGATAATGGTGTGTTGTTCTGTTGGTTCCACCACCGGATGGTCGACACCGGGGTGTTCACCGTCACCATGGTGAACGGCAAACCCAAGGTCGCTATCGCCGAGTGGATCCGCCGCAAACCATACTTCCGCTGA
- a CDS encoding NADPH-dependent F420 reductase: protein MTTIGILGAGQAGSTLARAAIAAGYDVVIANSRGPETLRGLVRALGPMARAASAADAAAAADFAVAAFRYTPSDALPVAELAGKVVIDNNNYMPWRDGNFPEVDSGRKTIHELRQEQLPESKVTKAFTHVQFHERHLIRVPSDALPALLRLARPAGAPDRKALVVSSNYPDAVELVTRFYDDLGFDAVDNSPLSESWRSAPGTPMWRHHVDGQSRDELIRNLERAQRITT, encoded by the coding sequence ATGACCACAATCGGAATTCTCGGCGCCGGCCAGGCGGGAAGTACGCTCGCTCGCGCGGCGATTGCGGCGGGTTATGACGTCGTCATCGCCAACTCCCGTGGGCCGGAGACGCTGAGGGGCCTCGTCCGAGCGCTGGGTCCGATGGCGCGTGCCGCGTCCGCTGCGGACGCTGCCGCCGCCGCGGACTTCGCGGTGGCCGCCTTCCGGTACACGCCGAGCGACGCGCTGCCGGTCGCGGAACTCGCGGGAAAGGTCGTGATCGACAACAACAACTACATGCCCTGGCGCGACGGTAACTTTCCCGAGGTGGATTCCGGACGGAAGACGATTCACGAACTACGGCAGGAACAACTGCCCGAATCCAAGGTCACGAAGGCGTTCACGCACGTCCAGTTTCACGAGCGCCACCTGATCCGCGTTCCAAGCGATGCGCTGCCTGCGTTACTCCGGCTGGCGAGGCCAGCCGGTGCACCCGACCGCAAGGCGCTGGTGGTCTCGAGCAACTACCCGGATGCTGTCGAGCTGGTGACTCGCTTCTACGACGATCTCGGGTTCGACGCCGTCGATAACAGCCCGCTGAGCGAATCGTGGCGCAGTGCGCCCGGCACACCGATGTGGCGCCATCACGTCGACGGACAGAGTCGCGACGAACTCATCCGCAACCTCGAGCGGGCCCAGCGCATCACGACCTGA
- a CDS encoding amino acid ABC transporter permease: MEIFVDSAGPLLSALGTTILMALVAGIGSLLLGTLIVAARISPIPVLRGAAFAYVQFFVNVPLLVLLVLAVFALPDAGILLPLGPTAVIVLILYEAAYVAEAIRSGVNTVGNGQIEASRALGFTLVQTLRLIVIPQSLRAAVQPIGNVMIALTMNTALAAAVGVVELTAAANKLNLIEAQPILIFTAAGLAYMLLALVIGLSAGRIERKVAILR; the protein is encoded by the coding sequence ATGGAGATCTTCGTCGATAGCGCAGGACCATTGCTGTCCGCGCTCGGAACGACCATCCTGATGGCGCTCGTCGCCGGGATCGGCTCACTACTGTTAGGCACGCTCATTGTCGCCGCCCGAATCAGCCCGATCCCCGTGCTGCGCGGGGCGGCGTTCGCCTACGTTCAGTTTTTTGTGAACGTTCCACTACTTGTCTTGCTCGTGCTTGCGGTCTTCGCACTTCCCGACGCCGGCATCCTGCTCCCGCTGGGGCCCACAGCGGTCATCGTCCTGATCCTCTATGAGGCCGCCTACGTGGCCGAGGCGATCCGGAGTGGCGTCAACACCGTCGGCAACGGGCAGATCGAGGCGAGTCGCGCGCTCGGATTCACCCTCGTCCAGACGCTGCGCCTCATTGTCATTCCGCAATCGCTGCGTGCTGCCGTCCAGCCGATCGGAAACGTGATGATAGCGCTCACCATGAACACGGCTCTTGCGGCCGCGGTTGGCGTCGTCGAACTCACTGCCGCCGCGAACAAGCTCAACCTCATCGAAGCGCAGCCGATTCTCATCTTCACTGCGGCCGGGTTGGCGTACATGCTCCTGGCTCTCGTGATCGGCCTCAGTGCCGGCCGCATCGAGCGAAAGGTGGCGATTCTCCGATGA
- a CDS encoding permease prefix domain 1-containing protein, with protein sequence MTTLTDRYVFAALKSIPEENRDDIDRELRGSITDAIEARIDSGQAPAEAESTVLTEFGDPRQLAARYAEQPLYLVGPDLYLSWLRVLKLLLWIVGATSFVGVLVIRMAIEPQDPIIAFSAALSACIGALIQVAFWVTLVFAILQRTGVRRSSLGLKTWAPEMLPPIERHKQVSLADTIATVILLAFSIGLLLWQRVGSLLYLEGKPVLVLQEHLWNFWLPYLIAVLVLEAVFAVVLFAVGRWTLPLAAVNLGVAVLFVIPALWLLATDQVFDWSFLSSVDWDVATARWIAGITAAAVVVLGLWDIASGFLKASRSDAQVVSTR encoded by the coding sequence ATGACGACTCTCACCGACCGCTACGTCTTCGCCGCCCTCAAGTCCATCCCCGAAGAGAACCGCGACGATATCGATCGCGAACTGCGTGGATCAATTACGGATGCCATCGAAGCGCGTATTGACAGTGGCCAGGCGCCCGCCGAAGCGGAGAGCACTGTGCTCACCGAGTTCGGTGACCCTCGTCAGCTGGCCGCGCGCTACGCCGAGCAGCCGCTGTACCTGGTCGGGCCGGACCTCTACCTCTCCTGGTTGCGCGTTCTGAAACTTCTCCTCTGGATCGTGGGTGCAACATCCTTCGTTGGTGTGCTTGTCATCCGGATGGCCATCGAGCCGCAAGATCCGATCATCGCCTTCAGTGCCGCTCTCAGTGCGTGTATCGGTGCGCTGATTCAGGTGGCGTTCTGGGTGACCCTCGTGTTCGCAATTCTGCAACGCACAGGAGTCCGACGCAGCTCGCTCGGGCTCAAGACGTGGGCTCCTGAGATGCTTCCGCCGATCGAGCGCCACAAACAGGTCTCGCTCGCTGACACGATCGCGACGGTGATTCTCCTTGCCTTCTCCATCGGTCTACTGCTCTGGCAGCGGGTGGGCTCGCTGCTGTATCTGGAGGGAAAACCGGTTCTGGTTCTGCAGGAGCACCTGTGGAATTTCTGGCTGCCATACCTGATCGCTGTGCTGGTTCTCGAGGCCGTCTTCGCCGTGGTGCTCTTCGCGGTTGGGCGCTGGACGCTCCCGCTCGCTGCCGTGAACCTCGGAGTCGCCGTGTTGTTCGTGATTCCCGCACTCTGGTTGCTCGCGACTGACCAGGTCTTCGACTGGTCGTTCCTGTCGAGCGTCGACTGGGATGTTGCCACCGCGCGGTGGATCGCGGGCATCACCGCCGCGGCAGTTGTGGTGCTCGGGCTGTGGGATATCGCGAGTGGTTTCCTGAAGGCGTCGAGAAGTGACGCGCAGGTCGTCTCGACTCGGTAA
- a CDS encoding MarR family winged helix-turn-helix transcriptional regulator — MNDDDEVDLLVDAWAARIPEVDFTPLDVMSRLRRVALRLNELRADAFRRSDLSSWEFDVLAALRRADPPHEMSPMALSRATMIGTPAMTNRLENLHERGLIVRKPNPNDGRSNLARLTDDGTARVDAAMVALVRLEADELELLTGAQRAQLASLLRLLGSPAS; from the coding sequence ATGAACGACGACGACGAGGTTGACCTGCTCGTTGATGCCTGGGCTGCGCGCATTCCGGAGGTCGACTTCACTCCGCTTGACGTCATGTCGAGACTGCGCCGGGTAGCTCTCCGGCTCAACGAGCTTCGGGCAGACGCATTCCGCCGATCCGACCTGAGCAGCTGGGAGTTTGATGTTCTTGCCGCGCTTCGGCGCGCTGACCCTCCGCACGAAATGAGTCCAATGGCGCTGTCGCGAGCGACCATGATCGGCACTCCAGCGATGACCAACCGCCTCGAAAACCTCCACGAGCGCGGTTTGATCGTGCGTAAGCCCAATCCCAATGACGGCAGAAGCAACCTGGCGCGTTTGACGGACGACGGCACGGCGCGCGTCGATGCCGCGATGGTCGCGCTCGTGCGGCTCGAGGCCGACGAGCTCGAATTGCTCACGGGGGCGCAGCGCGCCCAACTGGCCAGTTTGCTCCGCCTTCTTGGTAGCCCAGCCTCCTGA